CGCCGAGACCCCGCGCGGCTTCACCGGCCACGAGCACCTGGACGCCGTCGGCCTGATCCACATGAACGGCCGCGTCTACGACCCCGTGCTGGGCAGGTTCCTCTCGGCCGATCCCTTCGTGCCCAGCCCGACCGCTACGCAGTCCTTCAACCGCTACAGCTACGTAGGCAACAACCCGCTGAGCTACACGGACCCGACTGGCCTTGTTCCGGACGCAGGCGAGATGGGCCCCCACGGTCAATCGGACAACGACGGGCGCGCGAGCACTGGCAGCGCATTCGGCCAGAACCCGGACAACAGGTTCGAGTCGCCCGATACCTTCGGTCAGCAAACCACGGTGCCGGGAGGCGACATCCCCGGTGAAACAGACTGTAACTGTTACGGTGGCTTTGGCTCACAGGGCATCTTCGCTGCCGAAAGAGACGCCCTGGAACAAGGAAAGAGAACAGAAGAGAGCATTCAGGCAGATGTAGAAAAATCCCGCGAGTATGAGGGCCATAGCGGCCGCAACGGCAGAGACTACGCGCATGGCGTCCAGGTCGCTTCCGGAGACCTCTTCTCTAGCGAGGACATTTATGACGGTTCCCGCCTCAACGGCCGACGCGGGGGAGTATATTCCGCCCCCACGCTTCAGCTCGTCGATTTTGATGTCCGAGACCGACCCGGCGAGAACGAGCTTGATGAAAATGCCGCCTATTGGGCCGCTGGCGTGATCGGTGGAGTTGTTGCCCTCGCCGTGTCTTTGGAGGTCGCGGTAGCCCTCGGCCTAATCGAATCATCTGAGATCGTGGGGCTTGCAGCGATACTAGCTGCAAGAAAAGTCGCGAGGAAATATGCCGCAAGGATCTTGGGGAAAGCTCTAGAAGCGGCTGGCTTCAGGAGACCTGCAGACCATGCGGCGCACCATATAGTTGCTTTCAATGCTACATTAGCCAGCCCAGCGCGTGCCATATTACAAAGGTTCGGCATCGGGATTAATGCCGCTGAGAATGGAGTGTTTCTGCATCAGACATTGCACAATGGCATGCACACCATAAGGTACTATACTGCTGTCAACAATGCACTTCGAGCTGCGGCGCGAAGCGGAAGACGGGAGGATGTTGTGCAGGCGCTCGATAGAATTAGACAAGGACTGATCAATGGGACCTTCCCGTGATGGATCGTCGAATGAACGTGTATAGACCCCTACCGCTTGATGGCTATGAGCTCTGCCATCCTTTAAGGGATGCGGACTTCGATACAATCGATCGTTTGATCGATGGTGAGCCCCGC
This genomic interval from Kiloniellales bacterium contains the following:
- a CDS encoding RHS repeat-associated core domain-containing protein; this translates as AETPRGFTGHEHLDAVGLIHMNGRVYDPVLGRFLSADPFVPSPTATQSFNRYSYVGNNPLSYTDPTGLVPDAGEMGPHGQSDNDGRASTGSAFGQNPDNRFESPDTFGQQTTVPGGDIPGETDCNCYGGFGSQGIFAAERDALEQGKRTEESIQADVEKSREYEGHSGRNGRDYAHGVQVASGDLFSSEDIYDGSRLNGRRGGVYSAPTLQLVDFDVRDRPGENELDENAAYWAAGVIGGVVALAVSLEVAVALGLIESSEIVGLAAILAARKVARKYAARILGKALEAAGFRRPADHAAHHIVAFNATLASPARAILQRFGIGINAAENGVFLHQTLHNGMHTIRYYTAVNNALRAAARSGRREDVVQALDRIRQGLINGTFP